TAAGCTCTGTAGGATTGAGTTCTGAAATACTTTACACTTTTGTAAACATATTTATTGCTGTAGGTGTATCTGTGGGTATAACATCATTAATAGCAAGAAAATATGGAGCAAAGGATCTTAAGGCAGCTGAAGAATACGCCTCCTTAGGATTTTTAACAGGTTCAATTATAGCATTATTAATATTAATACTGTGTTTTACATTTGGTGAAAATATACTAATTATAGCTGGCGCTAAAGGAGAAATTTTAAAATTAGGCGTTGATTATATGAAAATAGCTTCTATAGCACTGTTCTTCAATATGCTACTTAGCCTTTTAAATGGCATATTGCGAGGATACGGTAATACTAAAACACCGCTTTTTATTTCTGCCATAATAAATGTGATAAATTTAGTATTGGACTATATGATGATATTTGGAATAAAACCTTTTCCTGAACTAGGCGTAAGAGGTGCTGCGTTAGCTACACTTATAGCACAAGTATTTGGATTTACATATGCCTTTATATATACTATGAAAAAATCCAAAATAAAACTGCACTTTAAATACATAAAAAACATTAATTTTACCAGCTTAAAAAACTTAATAAAATTATCTATACCTTCTTCTCTTCAGGAAGGTGCATTTGATATTTCAAGATTAATAAGTACCTTTATGATAATGCACTTAGGGAGTATTCCCTTTGCTGCAAATCAAATAACCACCACTATAGAATCTCTTTCCTTTATGCCCGGCTGGGGCTTTGCCGTAGCTGCAACTACTTTAGTTGGACATAAAGTGGGAGAAAAAAACTATAAAGAAGCTAAAATTTATGCTGATACCTGTGCTATATTAGGCTCTTTAATAATGGGTTTATGCGGATTAACATTTTTATTATTTCCTAAATTCTTAATATCGCTCTTCATTCAATCCAGTGCTAAAGATGTTATAGATTTAGGTTCTATCTGCTTAATGATAGCCTCAGTAGAGCAACCTGTAATGGCATTTTCTATGATTTACGGTGGAGCTCTAAAAGGTATGGGAGATACCAAAACTCCATTTATGGTAGCTTTTATGTCCAGCTGGTTTATAAGACTTCCTTTAATGTACTACATAGTTTATGTTTTAAAGTTACCTGTAACATACGTATGGTGGATTACAGCCATACAGTGGACTTTTGACGGAATTCTAATAATAATCTTGTTTAGAAAGAAATTTAAAAAAAGACCTAAATAAGAACTTTGCAAAGCAAAGTTCTTATTTTATTTGAGAATTGAAAGTTGCAAGTATTCTGTTCATACGTACATTACTTAGTTAAAACAATACATAAAATACACAGTACAAAATCACTCCAACTACAAAAGTAATTAGAGCTGCTCCCATTGCTAGTAAGAACTTTTGATAGTGTCTCTTTCCAATTTCTTGATTTTTTTCATTTTCCCCCATATCTTTTCCCTCAACAAAGTTAAGAATTTCTTTATATGTTTGGATATCAAAATTCTTTTTCATCTTTTCAACTTTAATTCCATAATATATTGCACCTATAGCGATCAATACCCAAATTGCCACACCAATATTCCCAATGAACATTTTAAGTGGAATAGGTAACAAAATCATAGCTAATAAAAATATTGCAAAAATATTACTTAACTTTTTAAAACTAGCAATGTCTTCTTCTTTGATTTCCTCTTTCATTTTTTCAAGGTCTCCTTTAACTAAAATGTCAAGGGATACATTAAAAAGAGAGGTTAATAGTAACTTAACTTCTGCAAAATAAAAAGTTAAATTGGTAGTATTACCAAAAAATAAATATGGCACACTGACCTTATCCGTGATATATAAAAGTTACTACTCAATTAAAACACGGGAGGTTGTCAGTATGCCAAGTAAATTTACTAATCATATTGTATCCATTAATGATGAACTTTACAATTACTTAAATGATGTAAATTATGGAATGAGTAAACCTCAATTTCATCATATATCCACTATTATTAATGGATTAATAAATTTAGATGGCACTAAATCTTTATTAAAGATTTCAGAATATATACTAGCTGCTAAAAGCAGCAGTTCCATATATAGATTTTTGAGTAACTCTAAATGGGACGATAGTCTCATAGATAGAAATCGTATTAATTATTTAAAACTACATTTTAATAAACTCATAAAGCCTAAATCCGTAGGATTCTTAGTTATAGATGATACTGTTAATCCAAAAACTCAAGCAAAGAAGATGCAAGGATTAAGCTATAATCATTGCCATACAGAAGGTAAAAATCTTTGGTCCCACTGTGTAGTTACTTCTAATTTTGTAGCAGAGGATATGTCTATTCCGCTAAACTATAAGTCTTATTTTAACGAAGAAAACTGCAAAAATCATAATAAAAAATTTATGAGTAAACCAGATATAGCTTTAGGTTTTATTAATTCTTTTGAAAAACCTTCTAACTGCGATAAAATATATTGTCTTACTGATAGTTGGTACACTAGCGAAAAGTTAATTAATGGTTGTATTTTAAAAGGTTTTAACTTTATTGGGGCTTTAAAATCTAATAGAAAAATCTCTCCATTAGGAATTTCAATGCAAATTAAGGAATTTGCTAAATATATAAATCCATCTACCTTAGATGTAGTTACCGTCGAAGGTAAGGATTATAGAGTATATAAATACGAAGGCAAAGTTTCAAAGATTGAAAATGCATTAGCCTTAATTTGCTATGAAGTTGATGGGGACAGCTTTAAAGAACCAGTATATCTAATGTCTACAGACATAGAACTTAGTAATAAAGCTATAATAAAATACTATCTATATAGATGGAACATTGAAACTAATTACAAATATCTTAAAACACACTTAGGTTTTGACGAATATAAAGTTCAATGTATACTCTCTATCGAGAGGTATTTTCTACTTACATTTTTAGCAATCAATTTTTTAGAGATTTATAGATTATATAATCCTAAAAAACTTGAAACCATTGGTGATACTATAAAGTCTATAAAAAGCCTATCGGCTAAAGAATTGGTGCGTTTTGTTTATGAGGAAGCTAAAAATGATATACCTTTAGACACAATACTTGCTGAATTAAAATTAGTTTCTTAAAAAATTTTGTAAGTTACTTATAGGGAAAGTATAGAATTAAATGCTGTAACTATATTCCTATTAAAGAACTTACATCTATATTTGGGTTTTTAGCTTTTAAAATTAAAGAAGTTAAGTAGTAATAAACTTTTTATGTCAGGATAATTTTTATTATTTTCCCAATTAGATATAGTTTGACGAGATACAAATATCTTTTGGGCTAATTCATCCTGTGAAAGCTTCATTTCATTTCTATATTTCTTTATCTGGTTACCAATCTCCATATAATGTCCTCCTGCACCATCAGTCTATAACCTTGAACACTTTTTCACTATCAAAAGTATTTGATACTTCATATTTTCTGCATGTCAAAAGTATTTGACAGTGTATAATTTCTATTTTTTTATATTATAAACTTGTATTTATTATAACATAATCTCTTTTTCACCATCTAAATATTTATCTAAACTATAAATTAAGATTTATACAAACAACTGCCTTACGGCAAAATGAATTGAATTTGGGTTATTATTTTATTTTGATAAGTATCATATAACTTTTCGAAAGGCTACGCCTAAAAAAATATTATAAGCACTTTTTTTACATTTAAAGATTTTCCGTAACGTAGTGGAGGAAAATCCCCCTTTAGTAGGCTCTCCCCCCACAAAGTAAGTACTCTGTAACTGAAAAAACTGACTTTAATGGAGTGATAAAATTGAAATTTAGGACTATTGAACTAGCTTTAGAACTTCTTTGTTTTGAAATTTAAAGTCCCGTTAAGAAGCCTTCATTGCTTGAGCGAGGAACGAGTGAGTTTGAAGGCTTTAGGGGCTTTAAATTTCAAAACATTTAGAAGTTCTTAGCGTATTGTTCACAGTCCAAAATTTCAATTTTATCACGGAATTAAAGTCAGTTTTTTCCCACGGTACTTACTTCACAATATATGCTTAATATCCTAGTTCTTTGTTTACAATAATAACTTTAACTCTTCCTTTATTTCCAAGATTCTGTTTTCCCATAACCACATAATGGCTGCAAATTCTTCCTGGTGCACTACAGTCTACACAATGTCCAACCTTTGTGCATGGGTTATCCTTATTAAGTCTTTTAGCATTTATAGGAGCCGCATAATTTTTAACTCTCTCCTCTGCTTCCCTTAAATCTTTAACTATTTTGTTTATACCTACTATAACTATTACCTGATCCGGTCCATAAATCATAGCAGCTACTCTATTTCCATTTCCATCTATGTTAAATAGTTCTCCTGATTCAGTTAAAGCATTAGTAGAAGAAAAATATGAATCTGCAAAAAAGCTTTCTCTATAAATTTTTTTTATATCCTCTCCATTTAATCCTTCTTCATATCTATCTAGAAATTTATATTTACCATTTCTTAAGAATTCTATAATTCCTGTTTCAAATAATGTCATGGAACCGCCCACTGATACTGTAGAACCCTCATGTACAATTCCTTTTATCTTTTCTATAAGCTCTTTTTCATCTTGAACAAAATAACCTTCCATATTATTTTTTTCTAGATTTTCTATAGTCTTTGCTACCCTTTGTTCCATAAACCACTTAACATTTTTATCCATAATATCATACCTCCTACAATTCATATACTATAAGATACCTAACTTTATGTAAAATAAATTACACTATAATATAAAGAACTGCTACTGAAATAATTTTGAAAATTTCAGTAGCAGATCATTTATATAATTTTTAATAGACTACTCACCTAATTTAGCAAATCTCTTTACACCTTTTGAACTTATTATAACATATAGAACTAAATCTATTATGCCAAAAAGTCCTACTATTAATAATATAGTATATAATAAATCTAATTCAAATTTTATTACTAAAAACATTAAGGCTCCTATAGTTACCCAGGAAATTATCATTTCAAATAATGCATTTAAGTTTTGCTTTACTGCTTGCTGTTCATTTTCCCAATTTAACTTAGGATGGTATAAATCAATTAATATACCAAGCATATTCACATAAGCTATAGCTAGAAATGATAAAATTATTATTATTATGATGAGTTTTGCAGGTACTTTAATTATAATTCCTGCAATTATGAGCATTATAAGTTCTGCAACAAACCCCATAATAGATCCTGATAAAATTTTAGCCATTATTTGAGTTTTAAAAGATACTGGTATATACTTGCAAACATATATATCTTTTCCTTCCCTAGATATTGCTGTAGATGTTATACCATTGGTTCCTGCAACAAAAATTACTATTGAAAAAGCTACTGCTATTACCAATCCACCAATAGCTGGATTATTAAGACGCTGCCCAAAAGTTGAAAGCTCTTTAATTTGTAAATTTGAATTTACTGCCATTGGAATTATAAAAAACACTGGCCATAAAAAATTCATTAATATACAGTTATAAAAATATATTGGAGTTCTAAATAATAATTTTAATTCTTTTTTGGTGTAAGACATTAAAGTTGATTGTTTTATTGTAGTTTTACTAAACTCCTTAGAACTTAATTTTTTTCTCTTTGAAGAGGTTTCTGAAATACCAATAGCTCCCTTAAAGTATAATTTCTCTGCTATAATATTAAATATAAACATTGAAAGTATACTTATACAAAGGAATATAAGTAAATTTAAAATCCCACTTACATTATCACTATTTATAGCGCTAAAAGCTGCAAATTTAGTCGAAGGGAATATTTTGGTTACTATATTTACAAACCCATTATTCCTTTCCATTATCATTTGATTTAACTTTTCAGGCTCTAATGAATTTTGACTAATTTTTTGCATATATGAATTCATGAACAATATTAAAATTAATCCCAAAATCCCACCTATTTTTCTAAACCTATCCTTATTTTTTGCCAAACCAGTAAAACTCATAATTAACATTACTATTATTGATGAAATAACTAATGGTACTATAGGTAATGTTAAAAATACAATTGTACTATATAAGTAATATAAAACTGATGCCCCACTCTTTACTCCGTATACTACTATTATTGGAACCATAAATATAGCTTCTGTTAAATATTCATATATTAAAATTGTTACAAATTTTGCTGTTACAATTTCCCAAGGTTTAAAAGGTAATGGTAAAATATTCTCTACATCCCTAGCAAAATACATGGTATTTATACAATAAAATATTCCAAAGAAAAATATTAATAAACTAGCTATTGCAAAGCCTATGCCTAGTATAATACCTTGCTGATTGATAACTTGTAATCCCTCATAGAAATTAGATACCATATCTCCTATCATAAAGGCTAAAGGTAAAAATGCTATTATAAGAATTAAATACATAAGTTTTTCATTAAGTTTAAATTTGCTTTTTTTCTTATTCTGCTGAAATCCTTCTTTATTAGTTTTTAAAAATAACTTTATTAAAAGCCAACATTTACTCATTTTCAGTCATCTCCAAGAACATTTTTTCAAGAGATTCATTTTCTTTAAAATGTTCTCTCATTTCTTCTAATGTGCCGCAGAATAAGATTTTACCCTTGTTTATTATAGCAACTCTATCACATATTTTTTCTGCTACCTCTAAAACGTGAGTAGAGAAAAATACTGTTTTGCCTGAATTAGCATGTTCCCTCATCATTTCTTTTAATAAATAAGAAGATTTTGGGTCTAATCCTGTCATAGGTTCGTCTAATATCCACACTTCTGGATTATGTATTAGAACACCCATTATAACAATCTTCTGTCTCATACCATGTGAGTAACTTTGAATTTGGTCATTTAAGGCGGCTTCCATTTGGAATCTTTCACTTAAACTTTTTATTCTCTCTTTTCTATCCTCTGCAGAAACATCATAAGCATCTGCCATAAAATTAAGATATTCTATTCCTTTTAATCTTAAAAACATATC
The DNA window shown above is from Haloimpatiens massiliensis and carries:
- a CDS encoding lactate utilization protein, translated to MDKNVKWFMEQRVAKTIENLEKNNMEGYFVQDEKELIEKIKGIVHEGSTVSVGGSMTLFETGIIEFLRNGKYKFLDRYEEGLNGEDIKKIYRESFFADSYFSSTNALTESGELFNIDGNGNRVAAMIYGPDQVIVIVGINKIVKDLREAEERVKNYAAPINAKRLNKDNPCTKVGHCVDCSAPGRICSHYVVMGKQNLGNKGRVKVIIVNKELGY
- a CDS encoding MATE family efflux transporter; its protein translation is MFKSLNKQTIKDVLKLALPAVGEMTLYMMIWVLDTMMVGWYGGDVGVSSVGLSSEILYTFVNIFIAVGVSVGITSLIARKYGAKDLKAAEEYASLGFLTGSIIALLILILCFTFGENILIIAGAKGEILKLGVDYMKIASIALFFNMLLSLLNGILRGYGNTKTPLFISAIINVINLVLDYMMIFGIKPFPELGVRGAALATLIAQVFGFTYAFIYTMKKSKIKLHFKYIKNINFTSLKNLIKLSIPSSLQEGAFDISRLISTFMIMHLGSIPFAANQITTTIESLSFMPGWGFAVAATTLVGHKVGEKNYKEAKIYADTCAILGSLIMGLCGLTFLLFPKFLISLFIQSSAKDVIDLGSICLMIASVEQPVMAFSMIYGGALKGMGDTKTPFMVAFMSSWFIRLPLMYYIVYVLKLPVTYVWWITAIQWTFDGILIIILFRKKFKKRPK
- a CDS encoding XRE family transcriptional regulator — translated: MPYLFFGNTTNLTFYFAEVKLLLTSLFNVSLDILVKGDLEKMKEEIKEEDIASFKKLSNIFAIFLLAMILLPIPLKMFIGNIGVAIWVLIAIGAIYYGIKVEKMKKNFDIQTYKEILNFVEGKDMGENEKNQEIGKRHYQKFLLAMGAALITFVVGVILYCVFYVLF
- a CDS encoding IS701 family transposase; its protein translation is MPSKFTNHIVSINDELYNYLNDVNYGMSKPQFHHISTIINGLINLDGTKSLLKISEYILAAKSSSSIYRFLSNSKWDDSLIDRNRINYLKLHFNKLIKPKSVGFLVIDDTVNPKTQAKKMQGLSYNHCHTEGKNLWSHCVVTSNFVAEDMSIPLNYKSYFNEENCKNHNKKFMSKPDIALGFINSFEKPSNCDKIYCLTDSWYTSEKLINGCILKGFNFIGALKSNRKISPLGISMQIKEFAKYINPSTLDVVTVEGKDYRVYKYEGKVSKIENALALICYEVDGDSFKEPVYLMSTDIELSNKAIIKYYLYRWNIETNYKYLKTHLGFDEYKVQCILSIERYFLLTFLAINFLEIYRLYNPKKLETIGDTIKSIKSLSAKELVRFVYEEAKNDIPLDTILAELKLVS
- a CDS encoding putative ABC transporter permease subunit, yielding MSKCWLLIKLFLKTNKEGFQQNKKKSKFKLNEKLMYLILIIAFLPLAFMIGDMVSNFYEGLQVINQQGIILGIGFAIASLLIFFFGIFYCINTMYFARDVENILPLPFKPWEIVTAKFVTILIYEYLTEAIFMVPIIVVYGVKSGASVLYYLYSTIVFLTLPIVPLVISSIIVMLIMSFTGLAKNKDRFRKIGGILGLILILFMNSYMQKISQNSLEPEKLNQMIMERNNGFVNIVTKIFPSTKFAAFSAINSDNVSGILNLLIFLCISILSMFIFNIIAEKLYFKGAIGISETSSKRKKLSSKEFSKTTIKQSTLMSYTKKELKLLFRTPIYFYNCILMNFLWPVFFIIPMAVNSNLQIKELSTFGQRLNNPAIGGLVIAVAFSIVIFVAGTNGITSTAISREGKDIYVCKYIPVSFKTQIMAKILSGSIMGFVAELIMLIIAGIIIKVPAKLIIIIIILSFLAIAYVNMLGILIDLYHPKLNWENEQQAVKQNLNALFEMIISWVTIGALMFLVIKFELDLLYTILLIVGLFGIIDLVLYVIISSKGVKRFAKLGE
- a CDS encoding ABC transporter ATP-binding protein, which codes for MIELMGVSKTYNGSAYAVKDLNLNIKDGEIFGFLGPNGAGKTTTIKMITGILSSTDGNIKINGIDIGNEPLKAKKIFGFVPDSPDMFLRLKGIEYLNFMADAYDVSAEDRKERIKSLSERFQMEAALNDQIQSYSHGMRQKIVIMGVLIHNPEVWILDEPMTGLDPKSSYLLKEMMREHANSGKTVFFSTHVLEVAEKICDRVAIINKGKILFCGTLEEMREHFKENESLEKMFLEMTENE